A region of Streptomyces sp. NBC_01267 DNA encodes the following proteins:
- a CDS encoding Lrp/AsnC family transcriptional regulator — protein sequence MLNELDARIVHALAEDARRTFADIGSLVGLSAPAVKRRVDRLRADGAITGFTVRVDPAALGWETEGFIEIYCRHNTSPEAIRRGLERNPEVASASTVTGEADAIVQVFASDMRHFERVLERIAGEPFVERTKSVLVLSPLLRRYGSGSPA from the coding sequence TTGCTGAACGAGCTCGACGCACGCATCGTGCACGCCCTCGCCGAAGACGCCCGCCGTACCTTCGCCGACATCGGCTCACTGGTCGGCCTCTCGGCCCCCGCGGTGAAGCGCCGGGTCGACCGGCTGCGCGCCGACGGTGCCATCACCGGCTTCACGGTCCGGGTCGACCCGGCTGCCCTGGGCTGGGAGACCGAGGGTTTCATCGAGATCTACTGCCGCCACAACACCTCGCCCGAGGCCATCAGGCGTGGGCTGGAACGCAACCCCGAGGTGGCGTCCGCCTCCACGGTCACCGGTGAGGCGGACGCGATCGTCCAGGTCTTCGCGTCCGACATGCGCCACTTCGAGCGCGTCCTCGAACGCATCGCGGGGGAGCCCTTCGTCGAGCGCACCAAGTCGGTCCTGGTGCTCTCCCCCCTGCTCAGGCGGTACGGATCGGGATCGCCCGCCTAG
- a CDS encoding ATP-binding protein: MDSPLADSATAREAATRFLSQNCPWADVDAVLLVISELAANAARHTTGWWRLRLSAEAELLVVEMDDDSPVPPVAREPDFAGGGGFGWHMVQKLAGRVEISPRPSGKTVRAIWSRPATG; encoded by the coding sequence ATGGATTCGCCCCTTGCAGACAGTGCCACGGCACGCGAAGCCGCGACCCGTTTTCTGTCCCAGAACTGCCCCTGGGCGGATGTCGATGCCGTGCTGCTCGTGATCAGCGAGCTGGCGGCCAACGCGGCACGCCACACCACGGGCTGGTGGCGGCTGCGGCTGAGCGCCGAGGCGGAGCTGCTGGTGGTGGAGATGGACGACGACAGCCCCGTCCCGCCCGTGGCGCGGGAGCCCGACTTCGCGGGCGGCGGGGGCTTCGGCTGGCACATGGTGCAGAAGCTGGCGGGCCGGGTCGAGATCAGCCCGCGCCCTTCGGGCAAGACGGTACGGGCGATCTGGTCCCGGCCCGCGACCGGCTGA
- a CDS encoding GuaB1 family IMP dehydrogenase-related protein, giving the protein MRFLNDLKPPYDLTYDDVFMVPSRSAVGSRQGVDLSSPDGTGTTIPLVVANMTAIAGRRMAETVARRGGLVVIPQDIPIEVVTDVISWVKTRHHVLDTPIVLAPTQTVADALSLLPKRAHNAGVVVDEDGKPVGVVTDEDLAGVDRFTQLSEVMSKDLVLLDADIDPREAFNRLDGANRRYAPAVDTDGKLVGILTRRAALRATLYTPAVDARGKLRVAAAVGINGDVAGKAEQLLDAGADTIVVDTAHGHQESMIAAVRAVRALDPAVPIVAGNIVAAEGVRDLVEAGADIIKVGVGPGAMCTTRMMTGVGRPQFSAVLECATEARKFGKHVWADGGVRHPRDVAMALAAGASNVMIGSWFAGTYESPGDLQQSADGRWYKESFGMASARAVRNRTSEESAYDRARKGLFEEGISTSRMFLDPARPGVEDLIDSIIAGVRSSCTYAGANTLDEFAEKAIVGVQSAAGYAEGKPLHASWG; this is encoded by the coding sequence ATGCGTTTCCTCAATGACCTGAAGCCGCCGTACGACTTGACGTACGACGATGTGTTCATGGTGCCGAGCCGATCCGCGGTCGGTTCCCGTCAGGGCGTCGATCTGTCCTCCCCCGACGGCACCGGCACCACCATCCCCCTGGTCGTCGCGAACATGACCGCCATCGCGGGCCGCAGAATGGCCGAGACCGTCGCGCGCCGCGGTGGCCTGGTCGTCATTCCCCAGGACATCCCGATCGAGGTCGTCACCGACGTCATCTCCTGGGTGAAGACCCGCCACCACGTGCTGGACACGCCGATCGTGCTGGCCCCCACCCAGACGGTCGCCGACGCGCTGTCCCTGCTGCCCAAGCGGGCGCACAACGCGGGCGTCGTCGTCGACGAGGACGGCAAGCCGGTCGGTGTGGTGACCGACGAGGACCTCGCCGGTGTCGACCGCTTCACCCAGCTGTCCGAGGTCATGTCCAAGGACCTGGTGCTGCTCGACGCGGACATAGACCCGCGCGAGGCGTTCAACAGGCTCGACGGGGCCAACCGCCGCTACGCCCCCGCGGTCGACACGGACGGCAAGCTGGTGGGCATCCTGACCCGGCGGGCCGCGCTGCGCGCCACCCTCTACACCCCTGCCGTGGACGCCCGGGGCAAGCTGCGCGTCGCCGCCGCGGTCGGTATCAACGGCGATGTCGCGGGCAAGGCCGAGCAACTGCTCGACGCGGGCGCCGACACCATCGTCGTGGACACCGCGCACGGCCACCAGGAGTCGATGATCGCCGCGGTCAGGGCGGTACGCGCACTCGACCCCGCGGTGCCGATCGTCGCGGGCAACATCGTCGCCGCCGAGGGGGTCCGCGATCTCGTCGAGGCGGGCGCCGACATCATCAAGGTCGGCGTGGGTCCCGGCGCCATGTGCACCACCCGGATGATGACCGGTGTGGGCCGCCCGCAGTTCTCCGCGGTGCTCGAATGCGCCACGGAGGCAAGGAAGTTCGGCAAGCACGTCTGGGCCGACGGCGGCGTGCGGCACCCGCGCGACGTCGCCATGGCGCTCGCCGCCGGTGCCTCCAACGTCATGATCGGCTCGTGGTTCGCCGGTACGTACGAGTCGCCGGGCGACCTCCAGCAGTCCGCCGACGGCCGCTGGTACAAGGAGTCGTTCGGCATGGCCTCGGCCCGCGCCGTCCGCAACCGTACGAGCGAGGAGTCCGCCTACGACCGCGCCCGCAAGGGCCTGTTCGAGGAGGGCATCTCCACCTCACGGATGTTCCTCGACCCGGCCCGCCCGGGTGTCGAGGACCTGATCGACTCGATCATCGCGGGCGTCCGGTCCTCCTGCACCTACGCCGGTGCGAACACCCTGGACGAGTTCGCCGAGAAGGCGATCGTCGGTGTGCAGAGCGCCGCCGGATACGCCGAGGGCAAGCCCCTGCACGCCAGTTGGGGCTGA
- a CDS encoding RNA polymerase sigma factor SigF, with protein sequence MATTVPTGFAPHLPRPSGRTDEQLPYVADPGKVAPRDARDLSRLFFTALATREEGTRAYQYARNTLIELNLSLVRFAATRFRSRSEQMEDIVQVGTVGLIKAIDRFELSREVEFATFAMPCIVGEIKRFFRDTSWSVHVPRRLQELRIALAKASDELFQTLDRSPTTAELAKHLGMDEEEIVEGLVAANGYTAGSIDTPYDDGTTGSVQTLADRLGETDSDMDLVENLTALKPLIARLDHRDRRILRMRYGEELTQSQIGAELGVSQMQVSRLLARITAQLRAGLLAQG encoded by the coding sequence ATGGCGACCACAGTCCCGACTGGATTCGCACCGCACCTTCCCCGGCCGTCCGGCCGGACCGACGAGCAACTGCCGTACGTGGCGGACCCCGGGAAAGTGGCCCCCCGGGACGCGCGTGACCTTTCCAGGCTCTTCTTCACCGCACTGGCCACCCGGGAGGAGGGCACCCGCGCGTACCAGTACGCGCGCAACACCCTCATCGAGCTGAACCTCTCCCTGGTCCGCTTCGCAGCCACCCGCTTCCGCAGCCGTTCCGAACAGATGGAGGACATCGTCCAGGTCGGCACGGTCGGGCTGATCAAGGCGATCGACCGGTTCGAACTCTCCCGCGAGGTGGAGTTCGCCACCTTCGCGATGCCCTGCATCGTGGGCGAGATCAAGCGCTTCTTCCGCGACACCAGTTGGTCCGTCCATGTGCCGCGCCGCCTCCAGGAACTGCGGATCGCGCTGGCGAAGGCATCCGACGAGCTGTTCCAGACCCTCGACCGTTCGCCCACCACCGCGGAGCTCGCGAAGCACCTGGGGATGGACGAGGAGGAGATAGTGGAAGGGCTGGTGGCCGCCAACGGCTACACGGCCGGCTCGATCGACACGCCCTACGACGACGGCACGACCGGCAGTGTCCAGACGCTGGCGGACCGGCTCGGCGAAACCGACAGCGACATGGACCTCGTGGAGAACCTCACGGCGCTGAAGCCCCTCATCGCGCGCCTCGACCACCGGGACCGGAGGATCCTGCGGATGCGGTACGGCGAGGAGCTGACCCAGTCGCAGATCGGGGCCGAACTGGGCGTGTCCCAGATGCAGGTGTCGCGGCTGCTGGCCAGGATCACCGCGCAGCTCAGGGCCGGGCTGCTCGCGCAGGGGTGA
- a CDS encoding SDR family oxidoreductase, translated as MSDSEATPAPHCLVTGATGYIGGRLAPALLDAGHRVRCLVRSPVKLRDHPWAGRAEVVRGDVTDPESVAAAMRDIDVAYYLVHALGTGSGFEETDRRAARIFAEQARAAGVRRIVYLGGLAPADVPERELSPHLRSRAEVARILLGSGVPTTVLRAAVIIGSGSASFEMLRYLTERLPVMVTPSWVRTRIQPIAVRDVLRYLVGSARMPEEVHRCFDVGGPDVITYEGMMRQFAAVAGLPHRLILPVPMLSPRLSSHWIGLVTPVPAAIARPLAESLRYEVVCREHDIARYVPDGPGQPFTLREALVLALQRIKQAEVTTRWSSASLPGAPSDPLPTDPDWAGGSLYTDRRDITVNASPDALWRVVEGVGGDHGWYSFPLAWAVRGWLDRLVGGVGLRRGRRDAERLRVGDSLDFWRVEEIEPGRLLRLRAEMRLPGLAWLEMYAEQDDRGRTRYRQRALFHPRGLLGHAYWWSVSPFHAVVFGGMARNIARAAESRSALKQSAAGAR; from the coding sequence ATGAGTGACAGTGAAGCGACGCCCGCACCGCACTGTCTGGTGACCGGCGCGACCGGTTACATCGGGGGGCGGCTGGCTCCCGCCCTGCTCGATGCCGGGCACCGGGTGCGCTGTCTGGTCCGGTCGCCGGTGAAGCTGCGCGACCATCCCTGGGCCGGCCGGGCGGAGGTCGTACGGGGCGACGTCACGGATCCGGAATCGGTGGCCGCGGCGATGCGGGACATCGATGTGGCGTACTACCTGGTGCACGCGCTGGGTACCGGTTCCGGCTTCGAGGAGACGGACCGCAGGGCGGCCCGGATCTTCGCCGAGCAGGCCAGGGCGGCGGGCGTCCGGCGCATCGTCTACCTGGGAGGCCTCGCACCGGCCGACGTCCCAGAGCGGGAGCTGTCCCCGCACCTGCGCTCGCGCGCCGAGGTCGCCCGTATCCTGCTCGGTTCCGGGGTGCCGACCACTGTGCTCCGCGCCGCGGTCATCATCGGTTCCGGGTCCGCGTCCTTCGAGATGCTGCGCTATCTCACCGAGCGGCTGCCGGTGATGGTCACCCCGAGCTGGGTGCGGACGAGGATCCAGCCGATCGCCGTCCGGGACGTGCTGCGGTACCTCGTCGGCAGCGCGCGGATGCCCGAGGAGGTGCACCGCTGCTTCGACGTCGGCGGCCCCGACGTCATCACCTACGAGGGCATGATGCGGCAGTTCGCGGCGGTCGCGGGACTGCCGCACCGGCTCATCCTGCCCGTGCCGATGCTCTCGCCGCGCCTCTCCAGCCACTGGATCGGCCTGGTCACCCCGGTCCCGGCCGCGATCGCCCGGCCGCTCGCGGAATCACTGCGCTACGAGGTCGTGTGCCGCGAACACGACATCGCGCGGTACGTGCCGGACGGCCCCGGGCAGCCGTTCACCCTCCGCGAGGCGCTCGTGCTCGCCCTCCAGCGGATCAAGCAGGCCGAGGTCACCACCCGCTGGTCGTCGGCCTCGCTGCCGGGTGCGCCCAGCGACCCGCTCCCCACGGACCCCGACTGGGCGGGCGGCAGCCTCTACACCGACCGCCGTGACATCACCGTGAACGCCTCGCCGGACGCCCTGTGGCGGGTCGTCGAAGGGGTGGGCGGGGACCACGGCTGGTACTCCTTCCCCCTCGCCTGGGCCGTGCGCGGCTGGCTGGACCGGCTGGTCGGCGGGGTCGGCCTGCGCCGTGGCAGACGGGACGCGGAACGGCTCAGGGTCGGGGATTCGCTGGACTTCTGGCGGGTCGAGGAGATCGAGCCGGGGCGGCTGCTGCGGCTGCGGGCCGAGATGCGGCTGCCGGGCCTGGCGTGGCTGGAGATGTACGCCGAGCAGGACGACCGGGGGCGCACCCGCTACCGGCAGCGCGCCCTCTTCCACCCGCGCGGGCTGCTCGGACACGCGTACTGGTGGAGTGTCTCGCCGTTCCACGCCGTCGTGTTCGGCGGGATGGCGCGCAATATCGCGAGGGCGGCCGAGAGCCGGTCCGCCCTCAAGCAGTCGGCCGCCGGGGCCCGTTGA